In Actinoplanes sp. NBC_00393, a single genomic region encodes these proteins:
- a CDS encoding SDR family oxidoreductase, with the protein MKIVVLGGTGMIGSRLVRILQAGEHEVAAHSLSTGVDLISEKGLPEAVKGADVVVNLTNSPTYDDGSLVFFRQSMENLLLASEDADVRHLVVLSVIGAGSVHEVAYYRAKALQEQLLQAGPVPFSIVRSTQVFESVDGMLRWSADENTVRLPGTLLQPIAAADLAWTLAQVSAGPPLQGVRSIAGPEVFALDELARITLAARGDRRAVVKDDGVSMLAAVRGDALTAGFESDIATTTYEQWLTAR; encoded by the coding sequence ATGAAGATCGTTGTTCTCGGCGGTACCGGGATGATCGGTTCGCGTCTCGTTCGCATCCTGCAGGCGGGCGAGCACGAGGTGGCGGCGCATTCGTTGTCCACCGGGGTGGATCTGATCAGTGAGAAAGGGTTGCCGGAGGCGGTGAAGGGCGCCGACGTCGTGGTGAATCTGACGAATTCACCGACCTACGACGACGGCTCTCTGGTGTTCTTCCGGCAGAGCATGGAGAACCTGCTCCTGGCGTCCGAGGACGCCGATGTCAGGCATCTCGTCGTGCTTTCGGTGATCGGCGCCGGCTCGGTGCATGAGGTGGCCTATTACCGGGCAAAAGCGCTTCAGGAACAGTTGCTGCAGGCCGGGCCGGTGCCATTTTCGATCGTACGCTCGACGCAGGTCTTCGAATCAGTCGACGGCATGCTGCGCTGGTCAGCCGACGAGAACACGGTCCGGTTGCCGGGCACCCTGCTGCAGCCGATCGCCGCCGCGGACCTCGCCTGGACGCTGGCGCAGGTGAGCGCAGGCCCGCCGCTGCAGGGCGTGCGGAGCATCGCCGGACCGGAGGTGTTCGCCCTGGACGAGCTGGCCCGGATCACCCTGGCCGCGCGCGGCGACCGGCGCGCGGTGGTCAAGGACGACGGCGTGAGCATGCTCGCCGCGGTTCGTGGCGATGC